In a single window of the Luteibacter rhizovicinus DSM 16549 genome:
- a CDS encoding ExbD/TolR family protein: MAFSSGNSGGPMADINVTPLVDVMLVLLIIFMITAPMLSHKIKIDLPQPNPNVVNPENPPDPVRLQIRQDGSLYWNDTPVDELGLKAQIAVIAQQSNQPELQIDADDAAQYEVVARVLSDAKGQGLTKIGFVNSN, translated from the coding sequence TCAACGTGACGCCGCTCGTCGACGTCATGCTGGTGCTCCTCATCATCTTCATGATTACGGCTCCGATGCTGTCGCATAAGATCAAGATCGATCTTCCGCAGCCGAATCCGAACGTCGTCAACCCAGAGAATCCGCCGGATCCCGTCCGTTTGCAGATTCGCCAGGATGGCTCGCTCTATTGGAACGATACGCCGGTTGACGAACTGGGCCTCAAGGCTCAGATCGCGGTGATCGCCCAGCAGTCGAACCAGCCGGAACTGCAGATCGATGCGGATGACGCGGCTCAGTACGAGGTCGTGGCACGCGTGCTTTCCGACGCCAAGGGCCAGGGCCTGACCAAGATCGGTTTCGTTAACTCGAACTGA
- a CDS encoding pyridoxine 5'-phosphate synthase: MTLLSVNLNKIAVLRNSRGGHEPDIATAANTCIDAGCGGLTVHPRPDMRHVTPSDVRTLAGLLRGRVEYNIEGNPFAGPRGAYPGLIELAREVRPTQVTLVPDGDGQITSDHGFDLTRDIETLKPVVAAFRELGCRVSVFVDAGGEGFAEAAAIGVQRIELYTGPYAEAFAEGDARKELASFADTAQRAQRAGVAVNAGHDLSQANLGTFKSAIPGLAEVSIGHALISEALYEGLSKTVKNYLDILS; encoded by the coding sequence ATGACCCTACTCAGCGTAAACCTGAACAAGATCGCCGTCCTGCGCAACTCGCGCGGCGGCCACGAGCCGGACATCGCGACGGCCGCCAACACCTGTATCGACGCCGGTTGCGGTGGGCTCACCGTCCACCCGCGCCCCGACATGCGCCACGTCACGCCGTCGGATGTTCGTACCCTGGCTGGCTTGTTGCGCGGCCGTGTCGAATACAACATCGAAGGCAATCCGTTTGCCGGTCCGCGCGGTGCCTATCCCGGCCTGATCGAACTGGCGCGCGAGGTGCGGCCGACGCAGGTCACGCTCGTCCCCGACGGCGACGGGCAGATCACCTCCGATCACGGCTTCGACCTGACCAGGGACATCGAGACGCTCAAGCCGGTGGTCGCGGCGTTTCGCGAACTCGGGTGCCGTGTCAGCGTCTTCGTCGACGCCGGCGGCGAGGGTTTTGCCGAGGCTGCCGCGATCGGTGTCCAACGCATCGAGCTTTACACCGGCCCCTATGCTGAAGCTTTCGCGGAAGGCGACGCGCGCAAGGAGCTCGCGTCGTTCGCAGACACCGCGCAGAGAGCGCAGAGGGCAGGCGTGGCGGTCAACGCCGGTCACGACCTGAGCCAGGCGAACCTCGGTACGTTCAAGTCGGCGATTCCCGGCCTGGCTGAGGTATCGATTGGGCACGCGCTGATCAGCGAGGCGCTGTACGAAGGCCTGTCGAAGACCGTCAAGAACTACCTCGACATCCTGTCCTAA